In Vanrija pseudolonga chromosome 4, complete sequence, a single window of DNA contains:
- the vip1 gene encoding Protein vip1 → MSTGYTIHVSGLSATTDETKLADFFSFCGKLTSVKKSGTEADITFEKLSAQKTALMLNGGTLDGAHLEVTSTTPEGETAKNVLPTGGQTPTGATPTFDQEDKPKAAIAAEYLAHGYLLGDHIIQKAIEVDNKQGISTRFLSFINHIDKRAGERLVGENQTVSGNVHAQASQVYSKVREADQQRGVSTKFHEYYTKAIATPVGQRVSQFYTETSKQVLDVHEEAKRIANQKKGASRTTSPPPPPSAADAKAAEAGASAPAPAPAPAPAAAAAAAPAEPEKAAAAAATAPKS, encoded by the exons ATGTCTACCGGCTACACCATCCACGTCTCGGGCCTCTCGGCCACCACTGACGAgaccaagctcgccgacttCTTCTC CTTCTGCGGCAAGCTCACTTCCGTCAAGAAGTCGGGCACTGAGGCCGACATCACGTTCGAGAAGCTCTCGGCTCAGAAGACTGCCTT GATGCTCAACGGCGGTACT ctcgacggcgcccaCCTCGAGGTCACGTCGACGACCCCCGAAGGAGAGACTGCCAAGAACGTCCTCCCCACCGGCGGACAGACGCCCACGGGTGCCACTCCCACGTTCGACCAGGAGGACAAGCCCAAG GCGGCTATTGCCGCCGAGTACCTCGCCCACGGctacctcctcggcgaccacATCATCCAGAAGgccatcgaggtcgaca ACAAGCAGGGCATCTCGACGCGCTTCCTCTCGTTCATCAACCACATTGACAAGCGCGCTGgtgagcgcctcgtcggcgagaacCAGACCGTCTCGGGCAACGTGCACGCCCAGGCCTCCCAGGTCTACTCCAAGGtccgcgaggccgaccagCAGCGTGGTGTCAGCACCAAGTTCCACGAGTACTACACCAAGGCGATTGCTACGCCTGTTGGCCAGCG CGTGTCCCAGTTCTACACCGAGACCTCGAAGCAGGTCCTTGACGTCcacgaggaggccaagcgcaTTGCC AACCAGAAGAAGGGTGCCAGCCGCACCACGagcccccctcctcctccctcggCCGCTGACGCCAAGGCGGCTGAGGCTGGCGCttccgcccccgcccccgcccccgcccccgcccccgctgccgctgccgctgctgctcctgccgaGCCTGagaaggctgccgctgccgccgcgactGCCCCCAAGTCGTAA
- the VTS1_1 gene encoding Protein VTS1 — translation MASSTLRPHRSPSPSPTAPAPPINPANPAKLTRQSLGPPTTSSSAAARGFGLGPSANIASSPGGSSSGLSQPRHVSSSVVGGLGSMGAQRDSLSPRPSIGTGRAVSGGAGRPSSEFLPTGAAREAARTPEAEQIDQWFKHLASWEATLEEMAAASTDQNFTEELGAIEQWFRVLSEAERTAALYSLLQHSTPVQIRFFLSVLQHMAQADPMTAMLSPSPAGVTAGMESKLAGMGLKSPSAGGGSGFTGSPTGNHYLAPESAFDPNANKAKSLRTNRISAPGTLISTEARWSSQLDQVMERGPSPGLDEASVRSRSPQPDIRPKSTDFTGGSGHEPSGYSRSTTPRLSVGPGGLGLGLPSGVEASPINPSSPLVNSGNWASMVNTPLAPMFNDGGKENLSSTAMSLASLQLAAGAATAANRVQLDDARKYRRAPSATSSTGNSRNVSGASYGGDDDGSTSPFPGNGAFGGWNAGSRSGGDFGSLGLGDPAALANLSMNLANVNLGGLNPLTPNAVQMLALAQAQAQAQAAQLSQAAQAAQLGGYGYPGGSSLNAPRGGNRIPSSGRRSPLPGGKAGSPGPQAAPQQGGGGAGGGAGVAGPDDVDPKVLEDVSTWLRVLRLHKYTSNFERSNWHEMTVMTDQDLQDKGVAAQGARSKFLKVFYNVRTKYDIPHPPGQEEYAPGAGGKDEK, via the exons atggcctcgtcgaccctcCGCCCTCACCGTAGCCCGtctccctcgccgacggcgccggcgccacccaTCAACCCGGCCAACCCGGCcaagctgacccgccagtcCCTTGGCCCGCCCACAACGTCGAGCagtgctgcggcgcgcgggttcggcctcggccccaGTGCCAACattgcctcgtcgcccggCGGCAGCTCGTCTGGTCTGAGCCAGCCTCGCCATGTATCGAGCTCGGTCGTCGGAGGTCTTGGGTCCATGGGCGCCCAGCGCGACTCGCTctccccccgccccagcaTCGGTACCGGCCGCGCCGTGTccggtggtgctggtcgTCCGTCCTCCGAGTTCCTGCCTACCGGCGCGGCACGTGAGGCCGCACGCACCCCCGAAGCCGAGCAGATTGACCAGTGGTTCAAGCATCTGGCGTCGTGGGAGGCCACTCTG GAGGAGATGGCTGCCGCGAGCACGGACCAGAACTTTACCGAGGAGTTGGGAGCGATTGAGCAGT GGTTCCGTGTCCTCAGTGAGGCTGAGCGTACTGCCGCCCTTTACTCGCTTCTTCAGCACTCGACGCCAGTGCAGATTCGCTTCTTCCTCAGTGTGCTTCAGCACATGGCGCAGGCGGATCCCATGACGGCCATGCTCTCGCCTTCGCCCGCCGGTGTTACGGCCGGCATGGAGTCGAAGCTCGCCGGGATGGGCCTCAAGTCGCCTTCGGCTggtggcggctcgggcttCACTGGATCGCCCACTGGCAACCACTACCTTGCACCCGAGTCGGCGTTTGACCCCAACGCAAACAAGGCCAAGTCGCTGCGTACCAACCGCATCAGCGCCCCGGGAACCCTTATCTCGACCGAGGCACGCTGGTCGAGCCAGCTTGACCAGGTCATGGAGCGCGGCCCGTcgcccggcctcgacgaggccagcgttcgctcccgctcgccgcagccCGACATTCGCCCCAAGAGCACAGACTTTACCGGTGGTTCGGGCCACGAGCCGTCGGGCTactctcgctcgacgactcCGCGCTTGAGCGTTGGCCCcggtggcctcggcctcggcctcccctCTGGTGTTGAGGCCTCGCCTATCAACCCCAGTTCGCCGCTTGTCAACTCTGGCAACTGGGCCTCGATGGTCaacacgccgctcgcgcccatGTTCAACGACGGTGGCAAGGAGAACCTCAGCTCGACCGCCATGTCCCTTGCCAGTCTCCAgctggctgctggtgctgccaccgccgcgaaCCGTGTTCAGCTTGACGATGCTCGCAAGTACCGCCGTGCTCCCAGCGCTACCAGCAGCACTGGTAACAGCCGCAACGTCTCTGGCGCGTCGTACGGTGGTGACGATGATGGAAGCACGTCGCCGTTCCCTGGCAACGGCGCTTTTGGCGGCTGGAACGCTGGCTCGCGCTCCGGTGGCGACTTTGGCAGCCTTGGTCTCGGTGACCCTGCCGCTCTTGCCAACCTGAGCATGAACCTCGCCAATGTCAACCTGGGTGGCCTCAACCCTCTTACGCCTAATGCTGTTCAGatgctcgccctcgcccaggctcaggcgcaggcgcaagCTGCCCAGCTCTCTCAGGCCGCCCAAGCTGCTCAGCTTGGTGGCTACGGCTACCCTGGTGGCAGCAGTCTCAACGCTCCTCGTGGCGGCAACCGCATTCCTTCGTCTGGTCGCCGCAGCCCACTTCCTGGTGGCAAGGCCGGCTCGCCTGGTCCTCAGGCCGCTCCTCAgcagggcggtggcggtgccggcggtggtgctggtgtggCTGGTCCCGACGATGTCGACCCCAAGGTCCTCGAGGACGTGTCAACATGGCTCCGTGTTCTCAGGCTTCAC AAATACACTTCCAACTTTGAGCGTTCCAACTGGCACGAGATGACTGTCATGACCGACCAGGACCTGCAGGACAAGGGTGTCGCCGCTCAGGGCGCGCGCTCCAAGTTCCTCAAGGTGTTCTACAATGTGCGCACAAAGTACGACATCCCCCACCCGCCTGGCCAGGAGGAGTACGCGCCTGGTGCCGGAGGCAAGGACGAGAAGTAG
- the YHM2 gene encoding Citrate/oxoglutarate carrier protein — protein sequence MAPAEKGFSWSNIAVGATMNMFEVTTLGQPLEVLKTQMAANRTQSMAQAIKTVWSRGGIKGFYQGLIPWAWIEASTKGAVLIFTSSEIEKYTIDKLAVSPAVAGMLGGIGGGVAQAYATMGFCTCMKTVEITRHKQMESGAKPESTFKVFMDIYKREGIKGINKGVNAVAVRQATNWGSRMGFARLGESLIRKTKGLKEDEKLSAFDKILSSSIGGALATWNQPIEVVRVEMQSAIKNPDPNAPTKKTIGNTLKYIYEKNGIKGLYRGVSPRIGLGIWQTVCMVSFADYVKAFIAGAPLGSTEVPKPLK from the exons ATGGCTCCTGCTGAGAAGGGCTTCTCCTGGTCCAACATCGCCGTTGGCGCGACCATGAACATG TTCGAGGTCACCACCCTCGGCCAGCCGCTCGAGGTCCTCAAGACACAGATGGCCGCCAACCGTACCCAGTCTATGGCGCAGGCGATCAAGACTGTCTGGTCGCGCGGTGGCATCAAGGGCTTTTACCAGGGCCTCATCCCATGG GCATGGATCGAGGCATCCACTAAGGGAGCAGTCCTCATCTTCACCTCGTCGGAAATCGAAAAGTACACGatcgacaagctcgccgtGTCGCCTGCGGTTGCGGGTATGCTCGGCGGTAtcggcggtggtgtcgcCCAGGCCTACGCCACTATGG GCTTCTGCACCTGCATGAAGACGGTCGAGATCACCCGCCACAAGCAGATGGAGTCTGGCGCAAAGCCCGAGTCAACCTTCAAGGTCTTCATGGACATTTACAAGCGCGAGGGCATCAAGGGCATCAACAAGGGTgtcaacgccgtcgccgtccgccaGGCCACCAACTGGGGCTCGCGTATGGGTTTCGCCCGTCTCGGTGAGAGCCTGATCCGCAAGACCAAGGgcctcaaggaggacgagaagcTCTCGGCCTTTGACAAGATcctctcgtcgtccatcGGTGGTGCTCTTGCTACCTGGAACCAGCCCATTGAggtcgtccgtgtcgagaTGCAGTCAGCCATCAAGAACCCCGACCCCAACGCGCCCACCAAGAAGACGATTGGCAACACGCTCAAGTACATCTACGAGAAGAACGGCATCAAGGGCCTGTACCGTGGTGTCTCGCCCCGtatcggcctcggcatctGGCAGACTGTCTGCATGGTCTCGTTTGCCGACTACGTCAAGGCATT CATTGCCGGCGCCCCTCTCGGCTCGACCGAGGTGCCCAAGCCTCTCAAGTAA
- the rpl13 gene encoding 60S ribosomal protein L13 — protein sequence MVKHNNQLPGNHFHKDWQRRVKTWFDQPGKKKSRRVARSKKALASGAAPLQRLRPAVRCPTQRYNIRIREGRGFTISELKLAGIRKKEAKGLGIVVDHRRRSKSEEGQTLNVERLKAYRQRLVVFPRVHGKPKAGDAQGEDLTAHITRDLPALPASYKAEAPRAITAEEKEFEAFRTLRVARSDARNAGKRAKRAAEKKAAAEEAKK from the exons ATGGTCAAGCACAACAACCAGCTCCCCGGCAACCACTTCCACAAGGACTGGCAGAGGCGGGTCAAGACCTGG TTCGACCAGCCCGGCAAGAAGAAGTCTCGCCGTGTCGCTCGTTCCAAGAAGGCCCTCGCCTCGGGTGCCGCCCCCCTCCAGCGCCTCCGCCCCGCTGTCCGCTGCCCCACCCAGCGCTACAACATCCGCATCCGTG AGGGCCGTGGCTTCACCATCTCggagctcaagctcgccggcatccgcaagaaggaggccaagggTCTCGGCATTGTTgtcgaccaccgccgccgctccaaGTCGGAGGAGGGCCAGACCCTCAACGTCGAGCGCCTGAAGGCCTaccgccagcgcctcgtcgtcttccccCGCGTCCAcggcaagcccaaggccggcgacgcccaGGGCGAGGACCTCACCGCCCACATCACCCGCGACCTCCCTGCCCTCCCCGCCTCGtacaaggccgaggccccccgcgccatcaccgccgaggagaaggagttCGAGGCCTTCCGCACCCTCCGTGTCGCCCGCTCGGACGCCCGCAACGCTGGCAAGCgtgccaagcgcgccgccgagaagaaggctgccgccgaggaggccaagaagtAA